The following proteins are encoded in a genomic region of Brachypodium distachyon strain Bd21 chromosome 1, Brachypodium_distachyon_v3.0, whole genome shotgun sequence:
- the LOC100834357 gene encoding phytochrome C, which yields MSSSRSNNRATCSRGSSARSKHSERVVAQTPVDARLHAEFEGSQRRFDYSSSVSAANRSGASTSTAVSAYLQNMQRGRYIQPFGCLLAAHPETFALLAYSENAAEMLDLTPHAVPTIDQRDALTVGVDVRTLFRSQSAVALHKAAVFGEVNLLNPILVHARTSGKPFYAILHRIDVGLVIDLEPVNPADVPVTAAGALKSYKLAAKAISRLQSLPSGNLSLLCDVLVREVSELTGYDRVMAYKFHEDEHGEVIAECRRSDLEPYLGLHYPATDIPQASRFLFMKNKVRMICDCAAVPVKLIQDDNLSQPISLCGSTMRAPHGCHAQYMANMGSVASLVMSITINEDEEEDGDTGSDQQPKGRKLWGLVVCHHSSPRFVPFPLRYACEFLLQVFGIQLNKEVELASQAKERHILRTQTLLCDMLLRDAPIGIFTQSPNVMDLVKCDGAALCYRNQIMVLGSTPSEGEIKNIVAWLQEYHDGSTGLSTDSLVEAGYPGASALGEIVCGMAAIKISSKGFILWFRSHTAKEIKWGGAKHEPGDADDNGRKMHPRSSFRAFLEVVKWRSVPWEDVEMDAIHSLQLILRGSLQDEDANNNNNVMSIVEAPSDDMKKIQGLLELRIVTNEMVRLIETATAPILAVDIVGNINGWNNKAAEITGLPTTEAIGMPLVQVVHGDSVEVVTQILNSALQGVEEQNLEIKLKTFHHLESNGPVILMVNACCSRDLSEKVVGVCFVAQDLTGQKMILDKYTRIQGDYVAIVKNPNELIPPIFMINDLGSCLEWNEAMQRITGIKREDAIDKLLIGEVFTLHDYGCRVKDHATLTKLSILMNTVISGQDPEKLPFGFFDADGKCMESLLTANKRTDAEGKITGALCFLHVASPELQHALQVQKMSEQAATHSFKELTYIRQELKNPLNGMQFTRNLLEPSELTEEQRQLLASNVLCQEQLKKILHDNDLEGIEQCYMEMNTVEFNLEEALNTVLMQGMSLSKEKQISLDRDWPVEVSSMYLYGDNLRLQQVLADFLACTLQFTQPAEGPIVLQVIPRKESIGSGMQIAHLEFRLNHPVPGVPETLIQEMFRHGPGVSREGLGLHISQKLVKTMSGTVQYLREAEISSFIVLVEFPVAQLNSKRPRPSTSKSNF from the exons ATGTCGTCGTCGCGGTCCAACAACCGGGCGACGTGCTCGCGGGGGAGCTCGGCGCGGTCCAAGCACAGCGAGCGTGTGGTGGCGCAGACGCCGGTGGACGCGCGGCTGCACGCCGAGTTCGAGGGCTCGCAGCGCCGCTTCGACTACTCGTCGTCGGTGAGCGCGGCCAACCGGTCTGGGGCCAGCACCAGCACGGCCGTCTCCGCCTACCTCCAGAATATGCAGCGCGGCCGCTACATCCAGCCCTTCGGCTGCCTGCTCGCCGCCCACCCGGAGACCTTCGCGCTGCTCGCCTACAGCGAGAACGCCGCCGAGATGCTCGACCTCACGCCGCACGCCGTGCCCACCATCGACCAGCGCGACGCGCTCACCGTCGGCGTCGACGTGCGCACGCTCTTCCGCTCCCAGAGCGCCGTCGCGCTGCACAAGGCCGCCGTCTTCGGGGAGGTCAACCTGCTCAACCCCATTCTCGTCCACGCCAGGACCTCCGGGAAGCCCTTCTACGCCATCCTGCACCgcatcgacgtcggcctcgTCATCGACCTCGAGCCGGTCAACCCCGCTGACGTGCCCGTTACAGCCGCCGGCGCACTGAAATCGTACAAACTCGCGGCCAAGGCCATCTCCAGGCTGCAGTCCCTGCCCAGTGGGAACCTCTCCCTGCTCTGCGACGTGTTGGTCCGCGAGGTAAGCGAGCTCACAGGATACGACAGGGTGATGGCATACAAGTTCCATGAGGATGAGCATGGTGAGGTCATTGCGGAGTGCAGGAGGTCTGATTTGGAGCCTTATCTTGGCCTGCACTACCCGGCAACTGACATCCCGCAAGCGTCCAGGTTTCTGTTCATGAAGAACAAAGTGCGGATGATATGTGATTGTGCTGCTGTTCCTGTGAAGCTCATTCAGGATGACAACCTATCGCAGCCTATCAGCCTCTGTGGCTCGACCATGAGGGCACCCCATGGTTGCCATGCCCAGTACATGGCGAACATGGGCTCTGTTGCATCGCTAGTGATGTCGATCACTATaaatgaagatgaagaggaagatggaGACACCGGGAGTGACCAACAGCCAAAAGGCAGGAAGCTGTGGGGGCTGGTGGTTTGCCATCACTCGAGCCCGAGGTTCGTCCCTTTCCCGCTCAGGTATGCTTGCGAATTTCTCTTGCAAGTATTTGGCATACAGCTCAACAAGGAGGTGGAATTGGCTTCTCAGGCAAAGGAGAGGCACATCCTCCGCACACAGACCCTTCTCTGTGATATGCTCCTTCGGGATGCTCCTATTGGAATATTTACCCAGTCGCCTAATGTAATGGATCTAGTTAAGTGCGATGGTGCAGCATTGTGTTACCGAAACCAGATTATGGTGCTGGGCTCAACGCCCTCCGAAGGAGAGATAAAGAACATCGTTGCATGGCTGCAGGAGTACCATGATGGCTCTACTGGACTAAGTACTGACAGCTTAGTGGAAGCAGGCTATCCTGGTGCGTCTGCACTTGGTGAGATTGTGTGTGGCATGGCAGCTATAAAGATCTCTTCAAAAGGTTTTATTCTCTGGTTCCGATCCCATACGGCGAAGGAGATCAAGTGGGGTGGAGCTAAGCATGAACCAGGCGATGCAGATGACAATGGCAGGAAGATGCATCCGCGATCTTCGTTCAGGGCCTTCTTGGAGGTAGTTAAATGGAGGAGTGTTCCTTGGGAGGATGTTGAAATGGATGCAATCCATTCTCTCCAGCTAATACTGCGTGGCTCCTTGCAAGATGAAGATgctaacaacaacaacaacgtaATGTCCATTGTTGAAGCTCCATCTGATGATATGAAGAAGATACAGGGGCTACTTGAACTGAGAATTGTGACAAATGAGATGGTCCGCCTAATTGAGACGGCAACTGCGCCTATATTGGCTGTCGACATCGTTGGTAATATAAATGGATGGAATAATAAAGCCGCAGAAATCACTGGATTACCCACTACGGAAGCCATAGGGATGCCTCTGGTACAGGTCGTTCATGGTGATTCTGTTGAAGTGGTTACACAGATTTTAAATTCAGCTTTACAAG GAGTAGAAGAGCAAAATTTGGAAATCAAACTTAAAACATTCCATCACCTGGAAAGTAATGGCCCTGTAATCTTGATGGTTAATGCCTGTTGTAGTCGTGACCTCTCAGAGAAAGTTGTTGGGGTTTGCTTTGTAGCACAAGATTTGACAGGGCAGAAGATGATTCTGGATAAGTATACTCGGATACAAGGCGACTATGTTGCAATAGTAAAGAACCCCAATGAGCTCATCCCCCCTATATTTATGATCAATGATCTTGGTTCTTGCTTAGAGTGGAATGAAGCTATGCAAAGGATTACTGGTATAAAGAGGGAAGACGCAATAGACAAGTTGCTGATTGGGGAGGTTTTCACCCTTCATGACTATGGATGTAGGGTAAAAGATCATGCTACTCTAACCAAACTTAGCATACTGATGAACACAGTGATATCTGGTCAAGATCCCGAGAAGCTTCCTTTTGGTTTCTTCGACGCAGATGGCAAGTGCATGGAATCACTGCTGACAGCAAATAAGAGAACAGATGCTGAGGGTAAGATCACCGGTGCTCTTTGCTTTTTGCATGTGGCCAGTCCAGAGCTTCAGCATGCTCTTCAGGTGCAGAAAATGTCTGAACAAGCTGCTACACACAGCTTTAAGGAATTGACATATATTCGTCAAGAATTAAAGAACCCACTCAATGGCATGCAATTTACCCGTAATTTATTAGAACCGTCCGAGTTGACGGAGGAGCAGAGGCAACTTCTTGCATCAAATGTCCTCTGTCAAGAACAGTTAAAAAAGATTTTACATGACAATGATCTAGAAGGCATTGAACAGTG CTACATGGAGATGAACACGGTAGAATTCAATCTTGAGGAAGCTCTGAATACGGTCCTAATGCAAGGCATGTCTCTGAGCAAGGAAAAACAGATTTCTCTTGATCGTGATTGGCCTGTGGAAGTATCATCTATGTACCTCTATGGGGATAATTTAAGGCTTCAGCAAGTCCTAGCAGACTTCTTGGCATGCACACTTCAATTTACGCAGCCAGCTGAAGGACCTATTGTACTCCAGGTCATTCCCAGGAAGGAAAGTATTGGGTCTGGCATGCAGATCGCTCATCTAGAGTTCAG GCTTAACCACCCAGTGCCAGGCGTCCCAGAGACGCTAATACAAGAGATGTTCCGCCACGGTCCAGGGGTATCGCGGGAAGGCCTTGGTCTGCACATAAGTCAGAAGCTTGTGAAGACGATGAGCGGCACAGTACAGTACCTCCGAGAAGCAGAGATTTCGTCCTTTATCGTTCTGGTGGAGTTCCCGGTTGCGCAGCTCAATAGCAAGAGGCCCAGGCCTTCGACAAGTAAGAGTAACTTCTGA
- the LOC100841078 gene encoding protein PYRICULARIA ORYZAE RESISTANCE 21, whose protein sequence is MRTIIIKVDLDCSRCHRKIEKVLDRIREKGEFVIDDIEYDEKNNRVIVKGPFDPDRLADKLCCKACKIIKEIEIVELPPPPPPPQKEESEPPPPEKETMPEPPPPAVVEPACEPEPEPEPPKKEEPETKPPVKVVEIPYPWPYPYPFPAWPSDCCCHHGHGGCHCCSCGKQEPPAPPPPQYPQYMMPQYPQCPPPSYPCGGYKIVCEEDPSYACAIM, encoded by the exons ATGCGGACCATCATCATCAAGGTGGACCTGGATTGCAGCCGCTGCCACCGCAAGATCGAGAAGGTGCTCGACAGGATCAGAG AGAAGGGCGAGTTCGTGATCGACGACATCGAGTACGACGAGAAGAACAACCGGGTGATCGTGAAGGGGCCCTTCGACCCCGACAGGCTCGCCGACAAGCTCTGCTGCAAGGCCTGCAAGATCATCAAGGAGATCGAGATCGtcgagctgccgccgccgccgccgccgccccagaaGGAGGAGTCcgagcccccgccgccggagaaggagaCGATGccagagccgccgccgcctgcggtCGTGGAGCCGGCTTgcgagccggagccggagcccgagccgcccaagaaagaggagccggagacgaagCCGCCGGTCAAGGTCGTGGAGATCCCGTACCCGTGGCCGTACCCTTACCCGTTCCCCGCGTGGCCGTCcgactgctgctgccaccacggccacggcggctGCCACTGCTGCTCCTGCGGCAAGCAGGAgccccccgcgccgccgccgccgcagtacCCGCAGTACATGATGCCGCAGTACCCGcagtgcccgccgccgtcgtacCCTTGCGGCGGCTACAAGATCGTCTGCGAGGAGGACCCCTCCTACGCCTGCGCCATCATGTGA